In Paraburkholderia flagellata, the sequence TGTGTGCATGGGGCATTCCTCAAAAACCGCCGATCGTCCGCGCGGGGTCGTCGCACAGGTTTGAACTTGCCGACTGCAATTTGGATAACCAGGAAGCGTCGTAGATCCGCCCACGCGAGCTGGTATGAACGTAGGGACAAAAGAATGAAGAAAGCAATCTGTATGGCGGTAGCCCTGCTATCCGTTGCTGTCGGCAACGCTCAAGCGGCAGGCTTTTTAATAGGTGCGGCCGTTGGCGCCGTAGCAGGGCACGTGGCGGGGCATCATCCGGTTGCCGGCGCAATCGTCGGCTGCGCTGTCGGTCATCACATGGCGAAAGAGCAGAAGCGGAAGGACGCGGAGGAACGTGCCGCGGCGCAGATGCGTTAAACAACGGCGCGGAAAACGAGAAGCGACCATTTAGGAGAAAACACATCCTCGCTGCGACATTTGGTCTTGCGCTCTCGGCGGCTATGGTGGCAGCGTATGGCAATACCCAACAATGGTACGCAGATCATCCGGCCGATGCCAAAGCGCGGCTCCAGCGATGCAGGGACAAGCTCAAAGCACACGAGCTCGCGAGCGAGGCCGAACGCGCGGAATGCCAGCGGGCGTCGAATGCCCAACAATTCGAGGTATATGTTCCGACGGGACCGCATTTCAGCAGCGCAGGCGGCAGCCACTGACAGAAGAAAATGGAGATGGGCATGGATGGGCGGCGGGAAGACGACGCCTGATCATAGTCACTAGAAAATCAGCATCAAAAAAGGGCATAGGAAAAGAATGAAGCGTCTAATGCTTGCTTTATGCATTTTCACCGGATTGAGCGGCTGTGGCGCAGCAGCCGCGCCGTGCCGCGTCGTATCGGCGGGACTGAAGATTATTCCCGTGGTCGGCCATGTTGCGGCAGCACCTACAGACGCTTGCGCCGCTGCGATCGACTGAAACAGGAAAACGGGAAGGCAAGTGATGAAACAGTCTGCTCCCGCGACTTTGCTCGCCTTAGTCTTGACTGCAGGTCCTGCGCCGGCCGTGCAACCGATCGAGCTGGGGCCGAAACCAACGCCCGAAGCGGCTTGGTGGTCGCGTGACGTGGTCCTCGAACGAAGGGCAACTGACAGCACGTGGGCTGTTCGATGGTTTGACGACCTGACCGTGCTCGGGGCATCGAAGGTCTACGCGGGAGACGAGAAAGATGAGCCGGTCGTCGAAATTTCTGCGCTTCGCTCTGTGGATGACGCGATCGCTTCGCGCGGGATCACCGTCAGCTGCTTGGGCAACTACCAAAAGCGTGTCATTGTAGCGGCCGATGTGGTCGAACAGGACGACGTCAAGCAGGTCTGGATGCAGCAGTTCAGATGCGGAGATAGCGAATGGCGAGTGAGGACCGCCAATGCAACCAGATTGCCGTCGATCGATCACTGACGAAGGAAAACGGACAAGGGGACAGGAGTCCACACGCCACCTAAACAAAATAGCGGCCCCTCCATGCCGGATGTGCTCAAGGCGGAGAGGCCTGATCCGTTCAAAGAGCGCCGTTCACCAGTACCCACGCCGGCCCGGGCTGAACAAGTACGCAGGCCCGCTCCGCGTGCAACTGCAAGGTGAATCGGTACATGTCATGCTAAAGGTCGAGGTCGACGCGAACGCTGAGATTGTCGTGACGGGCATGTCGAAGGGCCGCTTGAAGAGGCGCAACGCGCGCGCCTTGCCGAAATCTGCGAAAAGACGCCGGTCACCCTCTTCATCAAGCGGGGCATGCGCATCGACGCGACGCTGCGCATTGCATGACGCAAGCATCATTGCCACACGCGTCGAAGATACCGCGCCTGTATTTGTTTGAGCGCTTACATCAGTTCACGCGGCTTCCACTGAGACGTCCGGCATCGCGGACTCACTGTTTCCCTACCGCGAATGCATAAAGCTTGTGGTTGTCACCGGCATACGGCCAGAGTCGACTGCGGTGTTCTATGGCGTCCGGTTCTCGAATATTGCGGTCGTTGCAACGGCACGATTTTCGTTACCTCCGAACGGCAGGTTGTGGCCGCACCCGGTCCGACGGCTAGCCGACGGACGGATGCTGTCGTCGGCTCGACTGCATCCGGCAGAAGTCGACGATTCAGCCAGTCGCCTTTCCTCAAAGCGGCCGCTCAGGATAGTTTGCAATGCTTAAGGCCATTCAATACGTCGGAAACGTGGGAATGGAGCCGGAAGCACCTACGTCAGTTGAGACGCTGACCGCTTGCCAACGATCTGCATCGGCTGCTCTTGCTTGCTCCGCCTGACGCGCCAAATGGAAAGCGTCGCTTCCGAGAAGAATGTGCGGCGGCACTCTCTCCGCGTCGGCGATCCGGAGAATAACCTGTGCAACTTTGATGGGGTCCCCAGACTCATTGCCCCAATAGCCCTCCAGCTGTTTCACGCTTGCGCCGACTGAGGGTTCGTAATCTGGCAATAAGGCCGGTCGGTCTGCGTTCGCACGCTTTCCCCAATTGGTACGCATTCCACCCGGCTCAAGCGCGGTAACCTTGACGCCAAACGGTGCAGTCTCCTGCGCGAGACCTTCGGTGAAGCCACCGACGGCCCACTTCGACGCGAAATAGGCCGCGTTGCCCGGGAACGCCGTACGACCACCCAACGAAGAAATCTGAATGATGTGTCCGCTGCGCTGCCGCCGCATGATTGGAAGCGCAGCGCGAGTGAGATTCACGACGCCGAAAAAGCACGTCTCGACCAGTCGGCGAAACTCGTTCGAGGGAACCTGCTCGAACGGACGTGTCTCACCGTACCCAGCATTGTTCACGAGCACGTCAAGTCGCCCGAAGCCATCGATCGCTGCATCGATGGCCGCCTGACCTTGAGACTCGTCCGTGACGTCGAGCTCGACCGCCCGCACATTCGCGCCGTATTGCGCTACCAGTTCGTTCAACTGGCGGACGTTACGGGCGGTCGCGACGACCTGGTTTCCGGCGGCCAAAGCTGCCTCGGCAATAATTCGACCCAGTCCGCTCCCGCTTCCAGTAATTAGCCAAACTTTAGACATGTTGAATTTCCTTTTCATTAAATGTATGACTAGACAGTCATTTAAAGAAGAAAAAAATTACCGCAATGCTTTCCACAGGAACTCGAATGTCGACATGCAGACCTCTTCGGCACGCTTTGGGTCCCGACTCATGAAATCCATCGTCGTGTTCGCCAGGGACTCCACGACTGCTCCGACGAACGCGGAATCCTGATCCCGCAGCGCGCCGTGACGCGCAACGTGACGGATCAGGTTAACGGACCGATGGGCGGCAGCAAACCCCGACATTTTTGTCGATTCCAGAACGTCCTCCGACACGCTTAGCTGGGCGAGAGCTCGCCGCTTCTCGCCATTGGCTGCGCCCCACCGAGTCCACCGCGCCCATACGTGCAGCAACTGTTCGCGCTCGTCCCCCGCGTTCGATAGGCCATCGTCAACGGTAGAAATCAGCTCTTCCTTGATCTCGATATAGAGCGCGTTGAACAGCTCGACCTTGGTCGGAAAATACGTGAACAGGGAGCCATTAGGCACGCCCGCTTCTTTCGCGATGGCGGCT encodes:
- a CDS encoding DUF6726 family protein translates to MKRLMLALCIFTGLSGCGAAAAPCRVVSAGLKIIPVVGHVAAAPTDACAAAID
- a CDS encoding oxidoreductase; translated protein: MSKVWLITGSGSGLGRIIAEAALAAGNQVVATARNVRQLNELVAQYGANVRAVELDVTDESQGQAAIDAAIDGFGRLDVLVNNAGYGETRPFEQVPSNEFRRLVETCFFGVVNLTRAALPIMRRQRSGHIIQISSLGGRTAFPGNAAYFASKWAVGGFTEGLAQETAPFGVKVTALEPGGMRTNWGKRANADRPALLPDYEPSVGASVKQLEGYWGNESGDPIKVAQVILRIADAERVPPHILLGSDAFHLARQAEQARAADADRWQAVSVSTDVGASGSIPTFPTY
- a CDS encoding TetR/AcrR family transcriptional regulator, whose product is MARPKSEARRQTIIDSAIKLIAREGLGAATAAIAKEAGVPNGSLFTYFPTKVELFNALYIEIKEELISTVDDGLSNAGDEREQLLHVWARWTRWGAANGEKRRALAQLSVSEDVLESTKMSGFAAAHRSVNLIRHVARHGALRDQDSAFVGAVVESLANTTMDFMSRDPKRAEEVCMSTFEFLWKALR